In Haliotis asinina isolate JCU_RB_2024 chromosome 15, JCU_Hal_asi_v2, whole genome shotgun sequence, one DNA window encodes the following:
- the LOC137266475 gene encoding death-associated inhibitor of apoptosis 1-like: protein MSFFSSSCKVGGATCGKDDTVREIATAEMMKHETMRLMTYTKWPSSSLQDPARLAEAGFFYTGSGDSVKCAFCLGVLKMWNMEDIPLAEHQSHFPYCRFLRGKEVGNVPISLRNTDEISETPYEGNRMNHAFVPQPASVPCCEIPGSVFSFGHTSANEALSGTSHFRPKSQQGSALPSEAYNNPRQLSAAEAGCAYANIQNQGPSEDPPRPEVPSRPEVPSPPTVTDFTREVHRLATFSKWPEESTVLPEDLARAGFYHEPQDAKPDRVKCGYCGGKVYGWQAGDDPWVEHARCFPTCPYIRLCLGGEMLQDITAHVVESDSC, encoded by the exons ATGTCGTTCTTCAGTAGTAGTTGCAAGGTTGGTGGTGCGACCTGTGGTAAGGACGATACAGTGAGGGAGATTGCCACAGCGGAGATGATGAAACACGAAACGATGCGGCTCATGACATACACAAAATGGCCGTCGTCCTCCTTACAGGATCCTGCCAGGCTTGCTGAAGCTGGTTTCTTTTACACCGGAAGTGGCGATAGCGTGAAATGTGCCTTCTGCCTCGGGGTGCTCAAGATGTGGAACATGGAAGATATCCCCCTTGCAGAACACCAGAGTCACTTCCCTTACTGCAGGTTTCTCCGGGGCAAGGAAGTGGGGAATGTTCCGATAAGTCTAAGAAACACTGACGAGATCTCAGAAACACCATATGAAGGAAACAGGATGAATCATGCTTTTGTTCCACAGCCTGCTTCAGTTCCGTGTTGTGAAATCCCAGGTAGTGTATTTTCTTTTGGGCACACTTCAGCAAATGAAGCACTTTCAGGAACGTCACACTTTCGTCCTAAATCACAACAGGGTAGTGCACTTCCATCAGAGGCTTATAATAACCCGCGGCAACTCAGTGCGGCGGAGGCTGGTTGTGCCTATGCTAATATCCAGAACCAAGGTCCTTCTGAAGATCCACCTCGTCCTGAAGTTCCATCTCGTCCTGAAGTTCCATCTCCTCCTACTGTCACTGACTTCACCCGTGAGGTACATCGTCTAGCAACATTCTCCAAATGGCCAGAAGAGTCTACGGTTTTACCAGAAGACCTTGCACGTGCAGGGTTTTATCACGAGCCCCAGGACGCCAAGCCTGACCGTGTGAAGTGCGGATACTGTGGGGGTAAGGTGTACGGGTGGCAAGCTGGAGATGACCCGTGGGTGGAGCACGCCCGATGCTTCCCCACTTGTCCATACATAAGGCTGTGTCTTGGGGGAGAGATGCTGCAGGACATAACAGCTCACGTGGTGGAGTCAGACAG TTGCTGA